In Oikeobacillus pervagus, the genomic stretch TAGCAGAATATGGTTCAGAATCTGACCCGCGTGCTTATCGATTTGACGGGGAATTAAATAAGGCCAATCGTGGGTTAATGGAGTTTCAAGAGATGTTGAAATGTGATGAAAAATTCCTTTGGCATCTGTTGTCTTTAACGCAGGAAGGGAATTTTAAAGCGGGTCGCTTTGCCTTAATCTCTGCAGATGAATTAATTGTCGCGCATACAAATGAGACAGAATATCGCTCCTTCATTTCAAATAAAAAGAATGAAGCCTTGCATTCTCGGATTATCGTCATGCCTATTCCATATAATTTAAAAGTGTCAGAAGAAGAAAAAATTTACGAAAAAATGATTCGTGAAAGTGATGTTTCCGATGTCCACATAGCTCCTCATACACTTAGGGTTGCAGCTATGTTTACAATTTTAACCCGATTGAAAGAACCAAAACGTGGAGATGTCGATTTAATTAAAAAAATGCGCCTTTATGATGGAGAAAATGTTGAGGGATTTAATTCCGCTGATTTAGATGAGTTGATGAAAGAAAATCAAGATGAAGGAATGAGTGGGATCGACCCACGTTATGTTATCAACCGAATTTCCTCCACTATTATTCGAAAGGAAGTTCCGTCTATTAATGCATTAGATGTTTTACGTTCTTTAAAAGAAGGGCTTGACCAGCACCCCTCCATTACAGAAGAACTTCGTGAACGGTATTTGAATTTCATTTCATTAGCACGGCGAGAATATGATGATATTGCGAAGAAAGAAGTTCAAAAGGCATTCGTCTATTCCTATGAGGAGTCGGCTAAAACGTTAATGGATAATTATTTAGACAATGTCGAAGCCTATTGTAATAAATCAAAACTGCGTGACCCATTAACAGGTGAGGAAATTAATCCAGATGAAAAACTTATGCGTTCAATTGAAGAGCAAATAGGGATATCAGAAAATGCTAAGAAGGCATTCCGTGAAGAAATTTTGATTAGAATTTCCGCCTATGCACGTAAAGGAAAACGATTTGATTATAATTCACATGACCGTTTGCGTGAAGCGATTCAGAAGAAACTATTTGCAGATTTAAAAGATGTCGTCAAAATTACAACATCCACCAAAACACCTGATGAGCAGCAATTGAAGAAAATTAATGAAGTGGTTGCTCGTCTCATAGATGAGCATGGCTATAATTCAACATCCGCCAATGAGTTGCTGCGTTATGTTGGAAGCCTTCTAAATCGATAAGACTGTCGCTTTTTGACAGTCTTTTCTCTTTAAGAAAAATCGTCAATGGATAAAGAGCGATTCCATTGACGATTGTCTTGATCATTCTTTTTCGGTTAAAAAAACAGCTGTCCCTGTAGCTACACACATCATCATCCCTTCACGTAATGTTTCAAAATCTAAATCAACGGCAATGACAGCATTTGCCCCTAGTCGACGTGCTTTTTCCTCCATTTCCCGAATGGCAATTTCTCGACCTTCTGATAGCTTATTTTCATAAGATGTACTACGACCGCCGATAACATCTGTAACAGAAGCTAAAAAGTCTCGTACAACATTTGCTCCCATAATGGCCTCTCCGGCAACAATCCCGTAATAACGCTCAACTTTCTTTCCTTCCACTTGATTTGTCGTAGTGATGAGCATACTAAGTCCCCCTCAAATTATATTCTACCCCTAACCAGTAAGGGCAGTGAGAATAGATATTACCAATATAATGATGCCTCTTAATATACGGTTTATGGTAGGGAAAAGTTTCCTCTATTAATTATTTATTTTAAAGATGTAGCTAGTAAAATCAGAGCTTGTCCAAAAAAGAACGACAACCTTAATATAAGTTGTCCCATTATCATAGGCTTTTGACCATTTATCGAAAGAATTAGTAAATTATTTAATGTTTTTGCATAGGATAAAGTAATCAACCTCTTTTTTTATATAAAATAAGTCAACATATTGTATGCGAAGAAAGGAAAAATGTGAAGAAAATTAAGGAGGGGAAAAAATGAGTCAAAGTGATAACCATCAATTTGTTATTTCAAATGAAGATTGGTCCCTCCATCGCAAAGGACATGATGATCAACAACGCCATAAAGAAAAAGTTCAGGATGCCATTCGAAAAAACCTACCTGATCTTATTACGGAAGAAAATATTATTATGTCCAATGGCCGCGATGTTGTAAAAATCCCCATTCGTTCACTAGATGAATATAAAATTCGCTATAATTATGATAAAAATAAGCACGTTGGGCAAGGTGAGGGAGACAGTCAAGTTGGTGATGTCGTTGCACGAGATGGATCGGCGCAACAAGGGCCAGGGAAAGGCCAAGGGGCCGGCGATAAAGCAGGCCATGATTATTATGAAGCAGAAGTATCCTTAATGGATTTAGAAGAAGCCCTTTTTAAACAATTGGAACTGCCAAATTTGAAAAGAAAAGAGCAAGATGTGCAGACTGTAGAACAGATTGAATTTAATGATATTCGCAAAACAGGTCTTATGGGGAATATTGATAAGAAGAAAACCATGCTTACTGCTTTTAAGAGAAATGCCATTGGAGGAAAACCAAAGTTCCATCCTATTTATCCTGAAGACTTAAAGTTTCGTACATGGAATGAAGTGATGAAGCCAGATTCAAAGGCTGTTGTTATTGCGATGATGGACACGAGCGGATCGATGGGGGTTTGGGAGAAATATATGGCACGCAGTTTCTTCTTTTGGATGACAAGATTTCTCCGTACTAAATATGAAAAAGTAGATATCGAATTTATCGCTCATCATACCGAAGCAAAAGTCGTAACAGAGGATGAATTTTTCTCGAAAGGGGAAAGTGGCGGAACGATTTGTTCATCTGCTTATCGAAAGGCATTAGAAATCATTGAAGATAAGTATCATCCTTCTCGTTACAATATTTATCCATTTCATTTTTCCGATGGGGATAATCTCACCTCTGACAATGTCCGCTGTGTAAAATTAGTGGAGGAAATTATGAAAGTGTCGAATATGTTCGGATATGGTGAAGTCAATCAGTATAATCGCCATTCAACCCTCATGAGCGCCTACAAACACATCAAGAACGAGGAATTCCGTTATTATATCCTAAAACAAAAAGCAGATGTCTTCCATGCAATGAAGAGTTTCTTTAAGAAGGAAAATGAATCAAAGGCATTTGCTTAGTTAAGTAGAACAATCCCCGCTAAGACGGGGAATTTTTTTGTATAAAAAGACGCCTCATGACGAGACGTCCTTTTAGTAGTCTATTAATCCATCATTTTCACTAGCTTTTTAGATAGTGTTAATAGGATTAGTCCAAGTACGGTTGCAACTCCACCAATTAAGGCGAAAACCTCTAGATACCCTAATGATTGAGTGAAAGTTCCTAGATATCCCGCTAAATAGTTGGCAAAGCCGGAACTAGTTAACCAAACCCCCATTAATAATGAAGCAAGTTTCACTGGTGCGATCCGACTCACTAAGGAGAGCCCTACAGGTGATAGGAATAACTCACCAAGTGTATGGAATAAATAAGTCATAATGATAAACATAAGATTAGCTTTATGGACAACATGATCAGGATCACTACCTGTTTGTAATGTTGCAATGATTAAAAATCCAAACCCTAATCCTAATAAAATCATCCCCATCGCCATTTTAGTTGGAACAGGTAAATCTCCGCGTTTGCTCTTAGAAAGTTTCAACCATAAAGCAGAAACTAAAGGAGCAAGCAAGACGATAAAGGCTGGGTTAACAGATTGGAACCATGAAACCGGAATGGTCCAACCGAAAATTTCCCGGTCGATAAATTTTTCAGTATAAAGTGTTAAAGAAGCACCAGCCTGTTCAAAACCAGCCCAGAAGAACACTACGAAGGCTGCTAAAATAAAAATAACAGCTGTTCTTTGTTTTTCCTTTTTGGTTAAAGGGGCTGTATGTTTATTTCCAGCTTCATCTTTACTAGGTGCACCAACTGGTTTTTTTCCGATATCACCCAAATATCGATTTCCTAATAAATTGAAAATAATTTGACCAATAATCATTCCAATAGAAGAGACTAAGAAACCATATCGATACCCATATTCAGTTATCCCATTCACTGTTTGCGCTAATAAATCTTCAGAAATATATCCTATTATTAGTGGAGAGAAGAAGGCTCCAATATTAATTCCCATATAGAAGATGGTAAATGCGGCATCTCGTCGAGGATCATTGTCACCATATAGTTCACCGACAAGTGTCGAAATATTTGGTTTAAAGAAGCCGTTTCCGATAATAAGTAAGGCTAATCCTAAATATAAGAAAGTTTCAGATTGATTTGAAAATAAAACAAAGTTCCCGATCGCCATTGTAATCCCACCAAGAGTGATGGCTAATCTTCTACCTAAAAAACGATCGGATAAATATCCACCAAGTAAAGGCATAAAGTAGACGGTTCCAGTAAATATCCCGTAAATTAACATGGCGGTCTTATTATTCATTCCAAGTCCGCCTTCAATAAGAGACTTCGTTAAATAAAGAACAAGAATCGCTCTCATTCCATAATAACTAAAACGTTCCCACATCTCAGTTAGAAACAATAAATAGAGACCAGGGGGATGTTTTTCCTTTTTCTTTGAATGTAATGGCAAATGTTGCTCATCCGTTGTTGCACTCATTTTTACTTCTCACTCCCAAAATCTTTGAAATTGTCGCAACTATGTTAATATAATAGTGAAAAAATATTTATTATACAACTATTGTAAAAAAAGAAATATTATTTAGAAAATATTGAATAGAATAATAAAATCAAAAATGAGAGCGTTAGGACTGATATAATCATCTTTACATAATATTTACTTGTTAAAAAAAGGGTTTAGATTTTAAAAGAAAAAATATTCAAACTAATTTAATTTATGATAAAAGTATATATTCTGTTATTTAAAAATAATGGTATTCGGTGAATCTATAGACCTTCCACTTTTAAATTTTTAGCAAAAAAAGATGTCCGACCGCATCAGTCAGACAACTTTTTATAAAGGTTTGGTTAATGTGGTAAAAAAGCTAGCTGATAGAAGAATAAAACAGCAAATACATAGACGAGCGGGTGGACTTGTCTCCATTGGCCTTTAAAAACTTTCAACAAAGGGTAAGAGATAAAGCCTAGTGCGATCCCTGTTGAAATACTAGATGTCAGTGGCATGGTTAAGACGACGAGAAATGCTGGAAAAGCTTCATCAAGATCTTTCCAATTAATCTTAGCCACACTTTCCATCATTAAACATCCCACTATTATAATCGCTGGAGCTGTTATAGCCGGAATTCCAGAAACCGCTTGAACTAATGGACCAAAGAAAGCCGCAAAACCAAATAGAATGGCGACAGTTACCGCAGTTAATCCTGTTCGTCCTCCAGCGGCTACCCCGGCAGATGATTCAATATAAGCGCTTGTTGGGCTTGTACCAAATACCGAGCCAAAGGTAGTCGCAACGGAATCGGCTAGCAACGCCTGTCGTA encodes the following:
- a CDS encoding PrkA family serine protein kinase; protein product: MDILKKIEQHREAEEKMKWEGTFADYLNIIKEKPWVAQSAHSRVYSMIKDAGVEEINGKRKYNFFSGELFGLEEALERLVEEYFHPAAKRLDVRKRILLLMGPVSGGKSTLVTLLKRGLEAYSYTDAGAVYAIKGCPMHEDPLHLIPHHLREDFYREYGIRIEGNLSPLNMMRLEQEYSGCIEDVLIERIFFSEDKRTGIGTFSPSDPKSQDIADLTGSIDFSTIAEYGSESDPRAYRFDGELNKANRGLMEFQEMLKCDEKFLWHLLSLTQEGNFKAGRFALISADELIVAHTNETEYRSFISNKKNEALHSRIIVMPIPYNLKVSEEEKIYEKMIRESDVSDVHIAPHTLRVAAMFTILTRLKEPKRGDVDLIKKMRLYDGENVEGFNSADLDELMKENQDEGMSGIDPRYVINRISSTIIRKEVPSINALDVLRSLKEGLDQHPSITEELRERYLNFISLARREYDDIAKKEVQKAFVYSYEESAKTLMDNYLDNVEAYCNKSKLRDPLTGEEINPDEKLMRSIEEQIGISENAKKAFREEILIRISAYARKGKRFDYNSHDRLREAIQKKLFADLKDVVKITTSTKTPDEQQLKKINEVVARLIDEHGYNSTSANELLRYVGSLLNR
- a CDS encoding YbjQ family protein — translated: MLITTTNQVEGKKVERYYGIVAGEAIMGANVVRDFLASVTDVIGGRSTSYENKLSEGREIAIREMEEKARRLGANAVIAVDLDFETLREGMMMCVATGTAVFLTEKE
- the yhbH gene encoding sporulation protein YhbH produces the protein MSQSDNHQFVISNEDWSLHRKGHDDQQRHKEKVQDAIRKNLPDLITEENIIMSNGRDVVKIPIRSLDEYKIRYNYDKNKHVGQGEGDSQVGDVVARDGSAQQGPGKGQGAGDKAGHDYYEAEVSLMDLEEALFKQLELPNLKRKEQDVQTVEQIEFNDIRKTGLMGNIDKKKTMLTAFKRNAIGGKPKFHPIYPEDLKFRTWNEVMKPDSKAVVIAMMDTSGSMGVWEKYMARSFFFWMTRFLRTKYEKVDIEFIAHHTEAKVVTEDEFFSKGESGGTICSSAYRKALEIIEDKYHPSRYNIYPFHFSDGDNLTSDNVRCVKLVEEIMKVSNMFGYGEVNQYNRHSTLMSAYKHIKNEEFRYYILKQKADVFHAMKSFFKKENESKAFA
- a CDS encoding peptide MFS transporter, which translates into the protein MSATTDEQHLPLHSKKKEKHPPGLYLLFLTEMWERFSYYGMRAILVLYLTKSLIEGGLGMNNKTAMLIYGIFTGTVYFMPLLGGYLSDRFLGRRLAITLGGITMAIGNFVLFSNQSETFLYLGLALLIIGNGFFKPNISTLVGELYGDNDPRRDAAFTIFYMGINIGAFFSPLIIGYISEDLLAQTVNGITEYGYRYGFLVSSIGMIIGQIIFNLLGNRYLGDIGKKPVGAPSKDEAGNKHTAPLTKKEKQRTAVIFILAAFVVFFWAGFEQAGASLTLYTEKFIDREIFGWTIPVSWFQSVNPAFIVLLAPLVSALWLKLSKSKRGDLPVPTKMAMGMILLGLGFGFLIIATLQTGSDPDHVVHKANLMFIIMTYLFHTLGELFLSPVGLSLVSRIAPVKLASLLMGVWLTSSGFANYLAGYLGTFTQSLGYLEVFALIGGVATVLGLILLTLSKKLVKMMD